Proteins found in one Parcubacteria group bacterium genomic segment:
- a CDS encoding ferredoxin-thioredoxin reductase catalytic domain-containing protein: MDKTEEMIKNYSEYAKKNGFQINSDQKIVERITSGLLRNEKEKGEKYCPCRVLSGNNEEDSKKICPCAFHKEEIATGGRCYCGLFTK, from the coding sequence ATGGATAAAACAGAAGAAATGATCAAAAATTATTCGGAATATGCAAAGAAAAATGGCTTCCAGATAAACTCGGATCAAAAAATTGTTGAAAGAATAACAAGCGGACTGCTGAGAAATGAAAAAGAAAAAGGCGAAAAGTATTGTCCTTGCAGGGTGCTGAGCGGAAACAATGAAGAGGATTCAAAAAAAATCTGTCCTTGTGCCTTTCATAAAGAAGAGATTGCAACGGGCGGCAGATGTTATTGCGGATTATTCACGAAGTAG
- the trxA gene encoding thioredoxin, with product MPIILTDENFEKEIQKTEKMSLVDFYATWCEPCSMLAPILEKLEKEFEEKIVLLKANVDDVQLSAQKFKVDRIPMVVLFKSGKPISSFTGFKPESDVKEWLEKNIQ from the coding sequence ATGCCTATTATTTTAACCGATGAGAATTTTGAAAAAGAAATTCAGAAAACAGAGAAAATGTCCTTAGTCGATTTTTACGCAACTTGGTGCGAACCCTGCTCAATGCTTGCGCCGATTTTAGAAAAATTGGAAAAAGAATTTGAGGAAAAAATAGTTTTGCTAAAAGCTAATGTTGATGACGTTCAGCTGAGTGCTCAAAAATTTAAAGTTGATCGTATTCCAATGGTAGTGCTGTTTAAGAGCGGCAAACCCATCAGCTCTTTTACCGGATTCAAACCTGAATCTGATGTCAAAGAATGGTTGGAAAAAAATATTCAATAA